The genome window AAGGAACATCTAAATAAGTGAGAATCTGGCATTGAACGACATCTATATTATTATCAAACGCCATTTTATAAAACTCCATTTTTCTCTAAAAAAACAAAAGGAGGGAAGAAAACTTGAAATGGGTCAAGAGTTATAGTCGTTTTGAAACCTTTTTAGGTCATCAATACTTGTGATCTGCCATCGATGGCGATCTACATTAGTTTTTAAAAGAAAGGACTTTTCCTTTCTAAAAAGTGAAGCTAGAAAAGCTTAGAATTTATTTGTTCCATAATAGTCCATTAGCATCTCAGCTTTTTTAAAATGAGCTTTTTTTAATTCTTGGTAAACTTTTAATCCTAGGGCATTTTCTCCTTGCTTAAAATAAAGGAGCCCTAGCTTGAACAACGTATCATGATCATGAGGGCGAAGGCTGATGATGGCCTCATAGGCCTTCATTTCCTCTTCTGGCATCTGCAAATCGCGATAGCTATAGGCGAGCTGTGTGTAAATCCAGGGATCGTTTGGCGCGAACTCCTTAAGGATTTTGAACTCTTCAATGGCGCATTCTGCAGCCGCTCGAAAACGTTGCACCATCTCTTCATTGTATTTGCTATTTGGAATCCACTCATCATTTTCATAGCCTTCCATTTGTCGAGGATCTAGGTAAAGGCCCGAAAGCATCACATAGGCATTAGCTAGGGCAGCATGCACATGCAAATTGGTTGGCTCACAGCGCACAAGTTTAAGATGTTCTTCTAGAGATGTTTTTAGTAAAAGTTCTTTAAACGCGTGTAAATCTTCCCAATGCCAATAACAACTGAATCGTTCTAAAAAAGGAGTTAAAAAGGAGAGCCATTTGGGAGGACTGTAAAAATAAAACTCTCTTCCGTGCATGAGGTCGGCTAATTTGCAGCAGGCTTTAGCCAAGGCGATATGGTGGTCGATTTCACCATCCTGATAATGGATGGCTTGCTTGTAATTCTCGATAAATTGGTAGCAGAGCTCTAAGATTTTTTCTGGCCTCTGAGCATTCAAGTACTGCTTAAGCATGAGGCAAGCAAAGAGTGTCATAAAAAAACCTGCCAGGCCAAAAGCAAATAAAGAACTTTGCAAAAGAGAAGGGAAAAAAATTACCAGGAATATCAATTCACAAAAAGCAAAAAGAGAGAGGAGAAGTGTATAAATGAAATGTGAGACGATCAGTCGGTCGAAGGCCTTCAGGACAGGCGAACCGATATTCTTGATTTCTCCATTAACTGGGGAACGATCAAATAATTCATCTGTCAAGCGTCCTGCTTGAGCAAAAGCCATAGCACCTAAAAAAAGTAAGTGAGATTAAAACGGCAGTTTAAACGTAAGGTTAATTTTTTGCACTCACGACATGCTATTAATTAAAGTCTGAGGACTTATTCCGACCCCAAACTTTTTTGGAAGGAGCGGCTTATGTTCTTACCGCTTCTAAAGTTTCCGATTTTAGCTCTTCTTGATTAAATAACGTCAGCCCTAGAAAGACAATACCGGCAGAAAGATAGAATGGCCAAGTGATCGTTTCTCCCAGATACAGCCAGCCAAAAAAAGCAGCGAAAAGAGGGGTTGTGAAACCTGCAAACGACATGAAAGTTGCAGAGTAGTGCTTAAGTAACCAACCATATAAGTTATAGCAAATAAAATTTGAAACCAGAATTAAAACAAGCGTGCAAGTCAGAAAAGGGGCAAATTCTGTGACGGGAACCGGCGTCCAGCTTTCCACAAAAAAAGAGTGAATAAGAGCTATAGATCCGCCAATAAACATGCTCATGCCGTTAGCCATAATAGGAGAAAGGTGATTCTCTGAAACTAGCTGCTTAAGTAAGATCCAGCCATAGACGCTGCATAAGGCTGCCATAATGACAGAAATTTCTGCCCAGGAAAGAAAGAGAAAATGGCCTGTTGTTTCTTCTGAGGCTGTTTGGCTGAGCAAAATGGGAATGAATCCTGCAAAGCCAGTAATTAAACCAAGCCACTTTTTGGAGGTCATTCTTTCACCAAATACGAAGTAGGAGAGAAGCGCAGAGGTAAAAGGGGAAAGACTATAGATAAAGCAAGTTTTAAAAGAAGTTAGATACTTAAGCCCCCAGAATTCAAAGGCATTTGTCAAATAAATGGCGAAAAGGGCTAAGAGGGTCAGCCGCAGCAGATCTTTTTTGCGAAGAATAAAATGCTTTCTATGGAAAAGATATTGGTAACCTAAAAGTAGAGCCCCGGCAAAAAGCATCCGACTCCCTACGAGGAAAAGTGGTTCTGTATAATCTAAGGCTGTTTTAGCTGTTGTGAAAACACTTGCAAAAAGTGCATAGACTAAAATGACTAAAAACATATTATTATCTTCTTTTGAAGAAGAAGTATAAACAAACGCTTTAATCATATCAAGAGGTTCTTAGTTGTTCTCTTGAGAATTTATGACCACTATGCTAGGTTAGTGGGACAATTGTGGAGTGAATAAAATGCTCAAGCAGAAGCTTTTGCTGATAGAGGATGAAGAAGACATTGCCGCATTGATTAAGATGCAAGCCGAGATGTCTGGCTTTAAAATTTACATTGAGACGGATGGATTAAATGGGTTTAGAGCAATAGAAAGAGAAAAACCCGAGCTAATTATCTTAGACATTATGCTCCCTGGATTAAATGGTCTTGACGTCTGTCGCAAAGTGAAAAATAATCCCGATTTAAAACACATTCCTATCATTTTGATTTCAGCGAAGAGTGAAGAGCTCGATGTCGTGTTAGGGCTAGAGCTCGGTGCAGATGACTATGTGACAAAACCCTTTTCTCCGAAAGTTCTTTTCTCCCGCATTAAGGCTGTATTGAGAAGAAAAGCCGAGCCTGAGGTCGCAATTCAGCTGATTGAGTTTGGGGAATTCTCCATGGACGTTGATCGCTATCAACTAAAAAAGAAAGACAAGCATATTCCTCTCACTCTGTCTGAATTTGGGATTCTGCGCCGTTTAGTCAGTCATCGAGGCAAAGTGTTAACACGCAATCAGCTTCTTGATGATCTTCAAAATGATGATGCTTTCATCGTGGATCGCAATATTGATGTGCATGTTGCTGCGTTGCGCAAAAAGTTAGGACCTTCTTTCGATTGGATCGAAACCGTTAGAGGCGTAGGTTACCGTTTTAAAGACGATGAGGATTAATAGACTTCTTACATAATTTGCTTTGCTTGAAAAAATTGATTATTTTTTTGAGTGAGAATTTATCGAAAAATTTTGAGAGCATATAAGTACATATGGTGGAAAAATTTAACGATAAAGGCGCCAAAAAGGGTAATTTTAGCAAGCAAATGAAATGATGCAAGATGTCTAATGTTTTCTTGCTTTTAAGCGCGCCTTGATCTCTTGGATTCTTTCTTTGTCTAAGTTCACAAAAATGTTTTTCTTTCTGCTTATCTGGACTTTCCCTGCCTCTTTGCCTAACTTTGTCACATATTTTTTCTGGGTTAAGGCAATTTCTGCTTTGCTGCTTTCTCTCCCTTTGCTAAAAAAAAGAGCAAGTTGCAGCGCATCTTGCAACGCTTCTTCATCAATTTCCTTTCCTGAAGTGCGGAGGACAACATGTGAGCCTGGATATTCGTTGATATGCATCCAGTGATCATTCCCCTTGGCATAGCGAAATGTCAGTAAATCATTCCCTTTTGCATTTTTTCCTACCCAAATCGATAAACCCGATGCGCTGAAGAACTCGTAAAAGGGGAGAGGAGGTTCTTCGCGTTGATTCTTTTTTTTTGCCTGTTGGGGATTAAGGTTTGTTTTGGCTTTAAACGCAAGGAGTTCTTCCTCTGTGACAATGGCTTCCAGTTCAATAAGTAAAGCTTCTTGCTTATTGAGTTCTTGCTGAGCTAATAAAAGCTGCCTTTGAAGAGGCTCTTGGCTTGCTTTAAGTTTTTTACTTTTTTTGAATCGCGCTGCGATCTCTTCATGAGGTTTTAGCCGAGGATCTAAAGCCATGCATATTATGCGCCCCTCTTGCTCCCAATCGGGTAGGGAAATCTCGCTAAGGCCTTTATTTAGCAAATATTGATACGAACTGAGAAGTTCTGCTTGATGATACTCTTTTTGCCAAGCAAGAGCGTGATTTAATGCTTCTTGGCATTTCAAAAGATACTTTTTGGTGGCTTTAAGATGCCTTTTAACAAGCTTTTTAAATTTTTTCTTTTCAGCACTTAAGAATGACTCAGCGGGGACATCCATCAAACCTTATTCACTTGCAGTATAGCTCTCTTGCTTGATGGCCTCCAAGAGTTTTTGTGTGCGATCAGTACGCTCCCAGGTAAATTCTTCTTCGCTTCTTCCAAAGTGTCCCCCAGAAGCTGTTTTTAAAAAGATAGGCCGTCTTAAATGCAACATGTGGATCATGCCTTTTGGAGTTAAGTCAAAGACTAGCGGTAGGGCCCGCGCGATGATGCTTTCTGCAATTTTTCCAGTTCCCATTGTATCAACACGAATCGAGATAGGGTGGCAGATGCCAATGGCATAAGAAATTTGCACTTCGCATCTTTTCGCGAGTCCTGCTGCGATGATATTTTTAGCAACGTAACGAGCTGCATAGGCTCCGGAGCGGTCAACTTTAGAAGGGTCTTTTCCGGAAAAGGCGCCTCCGCCATGGCGGCCAATACCCCCATAAGTATCTACAATGATTTTTCTTCCAGTCAATCCGGTATCAGCATCAGGTCCTCCAATGACAAAGCGTCCTGTGGGATTGATATAGAAAAGGGTGTTGTCATCGATCATTCCTGGAGGAGCAATTGAGAGAATTAATTGCTTCATGTCAGTTGTAATTCTTTCCAGAGACGCTTCTTCTCGATGTTGTGTGGAAAGGATAACAGTATGAATACGCACAGGTTCATGTTTTTCGTT of Chlamydiales bacterium STE3 contains these proteins:
- a CDS encoding Transcriptional regulatory protein YycF (Product derived from UniProtKB/Swiss-Prot:P37478;Gene name derived from UniProtKB/Swiss-Prot:P37478), with the protein product MLKQKLLLIEDEEDIAALIKMQAEMSGFKIYIETDGLNGFRAIEREKPELIILDIMLPGLNGLDVCRKVKNNPDLKHIPIILISAKSEELDVVLGLELGADDYVTKPFSPKVLFSRIKAVLRRKAEPEVAIQLIEFGEFSMDVDRYQLKKKDKHIPLTLSEFGILRRLVSHRGKVLTRNQLLDDLQNDDAFIVDRNIDVHVAALRKKLGPSFDWIETVRGVGYRFKDDED
- a CDS encoding S-adenosylmethionine synthase (Product derived from UniProtKB/Swiss-Prot:A8YWU7;Gene name derived from UniProtKB/Swiss-Prot:A8YWU7;EC number derived from UniProtKB/Swiss-Prot:A8YWU7) codes for the protein MSHYLYTSESVSQGHPDKIADQISDGILDACLEQDPYSKVACETLVTKGLVLLAGEITTNATISYQDVVRSIIKGIGYDDPKLGFDYRTCGILATLNRQSPDIALGVDESEFKELGAGDQGLMYGYASDETPELMPLPLSFANKILSTLNLYRINKTLPYLLPDAKSQVTVEYNEKHEPVRIHTVILSTQHREEASLERITTDMKQLILSIAPPGMIDDNTLFYINPTGRFVIGGPDADTGLTGRKIIVDTYGGIGRHGGGAFSGKDPSKVDRSGAYAARYVAKNIIAAGLAKRCEVQISYAIGICHPISIRVDTMGTGKIAESIIARALPLVFDLTPKGMIHMLHLRRPIFLKTASGGHFGRSEEEFTWERTDRTQKLLEAIKQESYTASE
- a CDS encoding S-adenosylmethionine/S-adenosylhomocysteine transporter (Product derived from UniProtKB/Swiss-Prot:Q9PJG0), giving the protein MIKAFVYTSSSKEDNNMFLVILVYALFASVFTTAKTALDYTEPLFLVGSRMLFAGALLLGYQYLFHRKHFILRKKDLLRLTLLALFAIYLTNAFEFWGLKYLTSFKTCFIYSLSPFTSALLSYFVFGERMTSKKWLGLITGFAGFIPILLSQTASEETTGHFLFLSWAEISVIMAALCSVYGWILLKQLVSENHLSPIMANGMSMFIGGSIALIHSFFVESWTPVPVTEFAPFLTCTLVLILVSNFICYNLYGWLLKHYSATFMSFAGFTTPLFAAFFGWLYLGETITWPFYLSAGIVFLGLTLFNQEELKSETLEAVRT
- a CDS encoding Uncharacterized protein (Product derived from UniProtKB/Trembl:F8KVF4); this translates as MAFAQAGRLTDELFDRSPVNGEIKNIGSPVLKAFDRLIVSHFIYTLLLSLFAFCELIFLVIFFPSLLQSSLFAFGLAGFFMTLFACLMLKQYLNAQRPEKILELCYQFIENYKQAIHYQDGEIDHHIALAKACCKLADLMHGREFYFYSPPKWLSFLTPFLERFSCYWHWEDLHAFKELLLKTSLEEHLKLVRCEPTNLHVHAALANAYVMLSGLYLDPRQMEGYENDEWIPNSKYNEEMVQRFRAAAECAIEEFKILKEFAPNDPWIYTQLAYSYRDLQMPEEEMKAYEAIISLRPHDHDTLFKLGLLYFKQGENALGLKVYQELKKAHFKKAEMLMDYYGTNKF